The Thermogemmatispora onikobensis genome has a window encoding:
- a CDS encoding amidohydrolase family protein yields MTRILIDNVDYLLTVDQHDSVLEHASVVIEDTRIAAVGRADDIAARYRGSHFDRIIEGRRTLLMPGLIEAHVHLSEQLSRGLFPDSLTTRPWVFNWAKPFYAAVDEEAEHWSVLLACLEMIKTGTTCFLDMGSQNDAGITVQAAAQAGMRGITGRHAADVKPEVIPPYWTPEMVAHHFFRDADEALVALEACVKRWHGYADGRIRCWVNIEGKEPCSPELHRGARQLAERLGVGTTYHIASSIEEARVSEQKYGLWPVERLERIGALGPNLVLAHVVAIKDHEIALLAQRGTKVAFCPGTSLKIAKGATRIGSYPEMLAAGVTVALGCDGVSASGALDMTRQLYLAAGLFKDARMDAAMIPARQAIRMATIEGARALLWDDEIGSIEVGKRADLIFFDLNQVEWVPCNDPVQTLVYAATGSSVKHSIINGTLVMENRRILTFDESEVIEQARRLTERVVARSGLKSSQIPITTSLYD; encoded by the coding sequence ATGACACGCATCCTCATCGATAACGTCGACTATCTTCTGACCGTTGATCAACACGACAGTGTCCTGGAGCACGCCTCGGTCGTCATCGAAGACACGCGCATTGCCGCCGTAGGCCGGGCCGACGACATCGCCGCCCGTTACCGAGGTAGCCACTTCGACCGCATCATCGAGGGGCGGCGCACCCTGCTCATGCCTGGCCTCATCGAAGCCCATGTCCACCTCTCTGAGCAGCTCAGTCGCGGCCTCTTTCCCGATAGCCTCACCACGCGGCCCTGGGTCTTCAACTGGGCCAAGCCCTTCTATGCCGCCGTCGACGAAGAGGCTGAGCACTGGAGTGTCCTCTTAGCCTGTCTCGAAATGATCAAGACCGGCACCACCTGCTTCCTGGACATGGGTTCCCAGAACGACGCCGGCATCACCGTCCAGGCGGCGGCCCAGGCCGGCATGCGTGGCATCACGGGCCGTCACGCCGCCGACGTCAAGCCGGAGGTCATCCCACCCTACTGGACCCCTGAGATGGTCGCCCATCACTTCTTCCGCGACGCCGACGAAGCCCTGGTCGCCCTCGAAGCCTGCGTCAAGCGCTGGCACGGCTACGCCGACGGACGCATCCGCTGCTGGGTCAACATCGAAGGCAAAGAGCCATGCAGTCCCGAGCTACACCGTGGTGCCCGCCAGCTAGCCGAGCGGCTCGGAGTCGGCACCACCTATCATATTGCCTCCTCCATCGAAGAAGCGCGTGTCAGCGAGCAGAAATATGGTCTCTGGCCGGTCGAGCGACTGGAGCGCATAGGCGCCTTGGGGCCGAATCTCGTCCTGGCCCATGTCGTGGCCATCAAAGACCATGAGATCGCCTTGCTGGCTCAACGAGGAACCAAAGTAGCCTTCTGTCCTGGCACCTCACTCAAGATTGCCAAGGGAGCCACGCGCATCGGCAGCTATCCCGAAATGCTGGCTGCCGGTGTCACCGTCGCCCTTGGCTGCGACGGTGTTTCCGCTTCTGGTGCCCTCGACATGACGCGCCAGCTCTACCTGGCGGCGGGTCTCTTCAAAGATGCGCGCATGGATGCCGCCATGATCCCTGCCCGGCAAGCCATCCGTATGGCCACCATCGAAGGGGCGCGCGCCTTGCTCTGGGACGATGAAATCGGCTCCATCGAAGTTGGCAAGCGGGCTGATCTCATCTTCTTCGACCTCAACCAGGTCGAATGGGTGCCTTGCAATGATCCCGTGCAGACCCTGGTCTACGCCGCCACCGGCAGCAGCGTCAAGCACAGCATCATCAATGGCACCCTGGTCATGGAGAATCGCCGTATCCTCACCTTTGACGAAAGCGAAGTCATCGAGCAAGCGCGACGACTCACGGAGCGAGTCGTCGCGCGTTCGGGTCTCAAAAGCAGTCAGATTCCCATTACCACCAGCCTCTATGATTGA
- a CDS encoding ABC transporter permease, whose protein sequence is MSLGKNLQHVATLEPETIPSTFPKKFPRRDSRLARLGGSLRLVWRVLTSNRKVAIGSSIVAFFLLVAIFGPLLAPYDPTATSRLSETPPSAAHWLGTTATGQDIFSQLLYGTRSSVFWGFLTGLLVTLVSVVVGLVSGYFGGIIDELLSLVTNVFLVIPALPLAIVAVGYFPKGPLTIALVIILTNWSFNARLLRAQTLSMRSREFVTAARASGENVWRIIFFEIFPNEIGIVAAAFVSTVIFVLLAWTALEFLGLGDINTVSWGSMLYWAQQSDSIFSGLWWWFAPPGCCIALLGAALALINFGIDEIADPRLRSEVSEHVPKELKEKAVT, encoded by the coding sequence ATGAGCCTGGGCAAGAATCTTCAGCACGTTGCTACTCTAGAGCCGGAAACGATCCCGTCAACGTTTCCAAAAAAGTTTCCACGCAGGGATTCGCGGCTGGCCCGTCTGGGAGGGAGCCTTCGGCTCGTCTGGCGGGTCTTGACGAGCAATCGCAAGGTGGCGATTGGCAGCAGCATTGTCGCCTTCTTCTTGTTGGTGGCCATCTTTGGGCCACTGTTGGCCCCTTATGATCCCACTGCGACCTCCAGGCTTTCGGAAACGCCGCCCTCGGCAGCCCACTGGCTGGGCACGACGGCCACGGGTCAGGACATCTTCTCGCAGCTGCTCTACGGCACGCGCAGCAGTGTCTTCTGGGGTTTCCTGACCGGCCTGCTGGTGACACTGGTCTCGGTCGTGGTCGGCCTGGTGAGCGGCTACTTCGGCGGGATCATCGACGAGCTTCTCTCGCTGGTGACCAACGTCTTTCTGGTGATCCCTGCGCTCCCGCTGGCCATTGTGGCGGTCGGCTACTTCCCCAAGGGGCCGCTAACGATCGCCCTGGTGATTATCCTCACCAACTGGTCTTTCAACGCCCGCCTGCTGCGAGCACAGACGCTCTCGATGCGCAGCCGTGAGTTTGTCACGGCGGCGCGGGCCAGCGGTGAGAATGTGTGGCGTATCATTTTCTTCGAGATTTTCCCCAACGAGATCGGCATTGTGGCGGCGGCTTTTGTGAGCACAGTGATCTTTGTGCTGTTGGCCTGGACGGCACTGGAATTCCTGGGTCTGGGCGATATCAATACCGTGAGCTGGGGAAGCATGCTCTATTGGGCTCAGCAGTCCGATTCGATCTTCTCTGGCCTCTGGTGGTGGTTCGCTCCCCCAGGCTGCTGTATCGCCTTGCTTGGTGCCGCCCTGGCGCTGATCAACTTCGGTATCGATGAGATCGCCGATCCGCGTCTGCGCAGCGAGGTCAGCGAGCATGTGCCGAAGGAACTCAAAGAGAAGGCGGTAACGTAA
- a CDS encoding dihydroorotase, whose product MAKADLVIKNCRIVTPTTTFAGWLAVRDGKISALGDDDSPPAAQETIDGRGHYLLPGRVEPHIHLGVHYPFDQDVEQTSAAAIAGGTTVMMPHNRAKTSYLEVYPRWERSIAEHSYCDVVIHLQIQNRQHIDEIPLYHERFGVLCYKLHLDYRAPAVAELDIEPLDDGDAYLTMKQCAPFNGLVALHCEDVEIVRYTLPAIQATGRRDLQAWSDGRPAFCEVADIHTMAYLSELTGCRIVVLHLSTADGVDAAARWTKVPPVLETLVQFLTVFPEEAGARIGAIGKMNPPLRDRANGERLWEAIRRGAIATVGTDHIACEKHETDDLWSVTAGMPGIEVALPLLLSEGVHKGRITLQQLAHVAALNPARLYHIDDRKGSIAIGKDADLVLVDMEAERVVSPETTFSKLKTPANGMTVKGWPVLTIKGGQLVYREGQLLVKPGIGRVLRSYP is encoded by the coding sequence ATGGCAAAAGCGGACCTGGTCATCAAGAATTGTCGCATCGTCACGCCCACCACCACCTTCGCCGGCTGGCTCGCTGTGCGTGATGGCAAGATCAGCGCTCTCGGCGACGACGACAGCCCGCCGGCGGCCCAAGAGACCATCGACGGGCGCGGTCACTATTTACTGCCCGGGCGCGTCGAGCCACACATTCACCTGGGCGTCCACTACCCTTTTGACCAGGACGTCGAGCAGACCAGTGCCGCCGCCATCGCCGGAGGCACCACCGTCATGATGCCGCACAATCGGGCCAAAACCTCCTATCTAGAGGTCTATCCGCGCTGGGAGCGCAGCATTGCCGAGCACTCCTACTGCGACGTGGTCATTCACCTGCAGATCCAGAATCGGCAACACATCGACGAAATCCCCCTCTACCACGAGCGCTTTGGCGTCCTCTGCTACAAGCTCCATCTCGACTACCGTGCGCCTGCGGTGGCCGAGCTAGACATCGAGCCGCTGGATGATGGCGATGCCTATCTCACCATGAAGCAATGCGCACCCTTCAATGGGCTGGTGGCGCTTCACTGTGAGGATGTCGAAATCGTGCGCTACACCTTGCCTGCCATCCAGGCCACCGGGCGCAGAGACCTGCAAGCCTGGAGCGATGGGCGGCCCGCCTTCTGCGAAGTGGCCGACATCCACACGATGGCCTACCTCAGCGAACTCACCGGCTGCCGCATCGTCGTCCTGCACCTCAGCACCGCCGACGGAGTAGACGCTGCGGCCCGCTGGACCAAGGTCCCGCCCGTGCTCGAAACCCTCGTCCAGTTTCTGACAGTCTTCCCCGAGGAGGCTGGAGCGCGCATCGGAGCCATTGGCAAAATGAATCCGCCCCTGCGCGACCGCGCCAACGGTGAGCGCCTCTGGGAAGCCATTCGCCGTGGAGCCATTGCCACCGTTGGCACCGACCACATCGCCTGCGAAAAGCACGAAACCGATGACCTCTGGAGCGTCACCGCTGGCATGCCTGGCATTGAAGTCGCCCTCCCGCTTCTCCTCTCCGAAGGTGTTCACAAAGGCCGCATCACCCTGCAGCAACTCGCCCACGTCGCGGCCCTCAATCCCGCCCGCCTCTACCACATTGACGACCGCAAAGGTTCCATCGCCATTGGCAAAGACGCCGACCTCGTCCTCGTCGACATGGAAGCCGAGCGCGTCGTCAGTCCCGAGACCACCTTCTCCAAGCTCAAAACGCCAGCCAACGGCATGACAGTCAAAGGCTGGCCGGTGCTCACCATCAAGGGGGGCCAGCTTGTCTATCGCGAGGGCCAACTGCTCGTCAAGCCGGGCATCGGGCGCGTCCTGCGCTCCTATCCCTAA
- a CDS encoding oligopeptide/dipeptide ABC transporter ATP-binding protein: MSVFEQLTVEQTPEKVLEPVLEAEHLRKDFPLRSIRLFGPPRAVHAVEDASLALYPGRATAVVGESGSGKTTVARMLARLYDPTSGVIRFHGQPVDLKARGQALRAYRRHVQLIFQDPFASLNPIHSVRYHLSRPLRVHGHVHNRQEETEQILALLRRVSLTPAEQFIEKYPYQLSGGQRQRIAIARALAVRPEVLLADEPVSMLDVSIRLDILNLLLRLKDEERLALLYITHDIASARYFAEETLVMYAGQMVEGGPSEEVTQRPKHPYTQLLLSAAPDPDRMMAGQKVELPARGEIPSLINPPSGCRFHPRCPHAMEICRQRFPGRTQLGNGHWTHCFLYGDGDGKPVASPRLKATSSSDSATPTAMDGAGPGSSPLKTPPSSPSSQS, encoded by the coding sequence ATGAGCGTTTTCGAGCAGCTGACGGTGGAACAGACTCCTGAGAAGGTTTTAGAACCAGTGCTGGAGGCCGAGCATTTGCGTAAGGATTTCCCGCTACGCTCGATTCGCCTCTTCGGCCCCCCACGTGCTGTCCATGCCGTGGAAGATGCTTCGCTGGCCCTCTACCCGGGACGCGCGACGGCTGTGGTGGGGGAGAGTGGCAGCGGTAAGACGACTGTGGCACGCATGCTGGCCCGCCTCTATGATCCAACGTCGGGGGTGATCCGCTTCCACGGCCAGCCAGTCGATCTGAAGGCTCGTGGCCAGGCTCTGCGGGCTTATCGGCGCCATGTGCAGCTGATTTTCCAGGACCCCTTCGCTTCTTTGAATCCGATCCACAGTGTCCGTTACCATCTCAGTCGTCCCCTGCGCGTGCATGGCCACGTCCATAACCGCCAGGAGGAAACGGAACAAATTCTGGCGCTGCTGCGCCGCGTGAGCCTGACGCCCGCTGAGCAGTTTATTGAAAAATATCCTTACCAGCTCAGCGGTGGCCAGCGCCAGCGTATCGCCATCGCTCGCGCTCTGGCCGTGCGCCCGGAGGTTCTGCTGGCCGACGAGCCGGTCTCGATGCTCGATGTCTCGATCCGCCTCGATATTCTGAATCTGTTGCTACGCCTCAAGGATGAGGAACGGCTCGCGCTGCTCTATATTACGCACGATATTGCGAGTGCTCGCTACTTTGCGGAGGAGACGCTGGTGATGTACGCCGGGCAGATGGTGGAGGGCGGCCCCAGCGAGGAGGTGACGCAGCGTCCGAAGCATCCCTACACTCAGTTGCTGCTGTCGGCGGCTCCCGATCCCGACCGGATGATGGCCGGCCAGAAGGTGGAGCTGCCGGCACGCGGCGAGATTCCTAGCCTGATCAATCCGCCCAGCGGTTGCCGCTTCCATCCGCGCTGCCCTCATGCGATGGAGATCTGCCGCCAGCGATTCCCAGGCCGCACACAGCTGGGTAACGGTCACTGGACCCACTGTTTCCTCTATGGCGACGGCGACGGCAAGCCGGTGGCCAGTCCTCGTCTGAAGGCCACGAGCAGCAGTGACTCGGCAACTCCGACGGCGATGGATGGAGCTGGCCCCGGCTCTTCTCCTCTGAAGACTCCGCCGAGTAGTCCCAGCTCTCAATCATAG
- a CDS encoding ABC transporter permease — protein sequence MRHLLRRILFYLFAAWAAITLNFVIPRLAPGDPAAVLLGNLQSRGIHVGAAYLKAIQAELGYNTSDPLPVQYLDYLNSLLHGNLGVAVTSSFEPVTNVIGRDIFWSLGLGLVSVILSFALGCLVGIIVAWKRGSLLDTILSPVLNFLSAIPYFWMALLILYIFGFELRWFPLTGGYDELNVDPGWTLDFIASVIYHGILPALTIVIASIAGWMLTMRNSMITTLSEDYVLMAKAKGLRTSRIMFAYAARNAILPNVAGFAISLGFIVGGQLLTEMVFSYPGIGYSLLQAVQNQDYSLMQGIFLVVALGVLGANFLAELSYAFLDPRVRLERSA from the coding sequence ATGCGCCACTTGCTTCGTCGCATTCTGTTCTATCTGTTCGCCGCCTGGGCGGCAATTACCCTGAACTTCGTGATTCCGCGCCTGGCTCCAGGTGACCCGGCAGCAGTACTGTTGGGCAATCTGCAGAGTCGCGGTATCCACGTGGGAGCCGCCTACTTGAAGGCCATCCAGGCGGAGCTGGGCTATAATACCAGTGACCCGCTCCCTGTCCAGTACCTCGACTACCTCAATAGTCTGTTGCACGGCAACCTGGGGGTGGCCGTGACTTCCTCCTTCGAACCAGTGACCAACGTCATCGGGCGCGATATCTTCTGGTCGCTGGGTCTGGGCCTGGTCTCCGTGATCCTCAGTTTTGCCCTCGGCTGCCTGGTGGGCATCATTGTGGCCTGGAAACGCGGCTCGCTGCTCGATACGATCTTGTCACCAGTGCTGAATTTCCTGTCGGCGATCCCTTACTTCTGGATGGCCCTCTTGATCCTTTACATCTTCGGCTTCGAGCTGCGCTGGTTCCCCCTGACCGGCGGCTACGATGAGCTGAATGTCGACCCAGGATGGACGCTTGATTTCATCGCAAGCGTGATATATCATGGGATCTTGCCAGCCCTGACGATTGTTATCGCTTCCATCGCCGGCTGGATGCTCACCATGCGCAACTCGATGATTACTACGCTCTCAGAGGACTACGTGCTGATGGCGAAGGCCAAAGGCTTGCGCACCAGTCGCATTATGTTCGCCTACGCGGCCCGCAATGCGATTCTGCCCAATGTGGCCGGCTTCGCTATCTCGCTGGGCTTCATTGTCGGCGGCCAGTTGCTGACGGAGATGGTCTTCTCCTACCCCGGCATCGGCTACTCCCTGCTGCAGGCGGTCCAAAACCAGGACTATTCCCTGATGCAGGGCATCTTCCTGGTCGTCGCCCTCGGCGTGCTCGGCGCCAATTTCCTCGCCGAGCTGAGCTACGCTTTCCTCGATCCCCGCGTCCGCCTCGAAAGGAGCGCCTGA
- a CDS encoding ABC transporter substrate-binding protein: MFGNPERTTGMKRKAGILCLSLLALLALLLTACGGSSSQSSQSGKKVLTLAAQASAFTDQGFNPYAPTPNIGINGFVYEPLEFCNVNDNTYHPLLALSHQFNSDYTQVTFHLRQGVKWNDGQPFSADDVVFTFNALKQYPAADLNGDWGYLKSVVASDANTVVMTFQKPFPGAIYYIAGLTVIIPKHIFESVGDVTKYYSSKPVGTGPFVVGKYTSDLLVLDKNPSYYQANLVKVDEIKEPRYKDNDAFKLVMPSGQVDWSGYYADNLQQNFVAKDPQHFHYFMAPVDEFGIFIDVHDPLLSDVAVRKAISAAIDRQAAAQQGESGLVPPAPQTGLLPTPGNQQYVLPEYANLATTPNASQAQQILKSAGYTQGSDGIFTKNGQRLSFELISVAEYSDWNKWAQVVQSNLKAAGIDIHIKLMPEAQYLTFRAAAKPYQLMISGVGGGPTPYSIYNGTLSSQNIPPNGRNSSYWKDAQTDKLLQQFASTMDPALQKQAIQGLERIMVEQVPWIPVVAGARWFEYNTMRFTGWPDQQNQYAVGSPYSYPDNEIIVMHLQPVS, translated from the coding sequence GTGTTTGGCAACCCAGAGCGCACAACAGGCATGAAGCGCAAGGCCGGCATCCTGTGTCTCAGCCTCCTGGCCCTCCTTGCGCTGCTGCTCACAGCCTGTGGCGGGAGCAGCTCGCAGAGCAGCCAGTCCGGCAAAAAGGTCCTCACACTGGCTGCGCAAGCCAGCGCCTTCACCGATCAGGGTTTCAACCCCTATGCCCCCACGCCGAACATCGGCATCAACGGCTTCGTCTATGAGCCACTTGAATTCTGCAACGTCAATGACAACACCTACCATCCTCTGCTGGCGCTCAGCCATCAATTCAACAGCGACTACACCCAGGTCACCTTCCATCTGCGGCAGGGTGTTAAATGGAACGACGGCCAGCCCTTCAGCGCCGACGATGTCGTCTTTACCTTCAACGCCCTCAAGCAATATCCAGCTGCGGACCTGAACGGCGACTGGGGCTATCTCAAGAGCGTCGTGGCCTCCGATGCCAACACGGTTGTCATGACCTTCCAGAAGCCCTTCCCCGGGGCGATCTATTACATTGCCGGCCTGACTGTCATCATCCCCAAACACATTTTCGAATCGGTCGGCGATGTTACCAAATATTACAGCAGCAAGCCAGTTGGCACTGGCCCCTTCGTCGTAGGCAAATACACCTCTGATCTGCTGGTACTGGACAAGAATCCCAGCTACTATCAGGCCAACCTCGTCAAGGTTGACGAAATCAAGGAGCCGCGCTACAAAGACAACGATGCCTTCAAGCTGGTCATGCCCAGCGGCCAGGTCGACTGGTCGGGCTACTATGCAGACAACCTTCAGCAGAACTTTGTAGCCAAGGACCCGCAGCACTTCCACTACTTCATGGCCCCAGTTGACGAGTTCGGGATCTTCATCGACGTGCATGACCCGCTGCTGAGCGACGTGGCGGTGCGCAAGGCGATCAGCGCGGCCATTGACCGGCAAGCAGCGGCCCAGCAGGGCGAGTCGGGTCTCGTGCCCCCCGCACCACAAACAGGCCTGCTCCCCACGCCCGGCAATCAGCAATATGTCTTGCCAGAGTATGCCAACCTGGCGACGACCCCCAATGCAAGCCAGGCTCAACAGATCCTCAAGAGTGCCGGCTATACCCAGGGAAGCGACGGTATCTTCACTAAGAATGGCCAGCGCCTCTCCTTCGAGCTGATCTCGGTCGCCGAGTACTCTGACTGGAACAAGTGGGCCCAGGTGGTGCAGAGCAACCTCAAGGCCGCAGGCATCGATATCCATATCAAGCTCATGCCGGAAGCCCAGTATCTCACCTTCCGAGCAGCAGCGAAACCTTACCAGCTGATGATCAGCGGTGTGGGAGGCGGCCCTACTCCCTACTCCATCTACAATGGCACGCTGAGCAGCCAGAACATTCCGCCCAATGGACGCAACAGCAGCTACTGGAAGGATGCCCAGACCGACAAGCTTCTCCAGCAGTTCGCATCGACGATGGACCCGGCTCTCCAGAAGCAGGCGATCCAGGGCCTGGAACGCATCATGGTTGAGCAGGTGCCCTGGATTCCGGTGGTGGCCGGCGCTCGCTGGTTCGAGTACAACACGATGCGCTTCACCGGCTGGCCCGACCAGCAGAACCAGTACGCTGTCGGCTCGCCCTACTCCTATCCCGATAATGAGATTATTGTGATGCACCTGCAGCCCGTTTCGTAG
- a CDS encoding TIM barrel protein, with protein sequence MQYIAMIEAIAEAPQYQFLWRELPVEERIKEAARAGFAGVDFWDWIDKDIDHLARVAADHGIFINSVFGSRFGSLSNAADHARVLDQFRESLETAARCGIRALFVQSDEVGPGGQVVPPARSLSEAERWQGLEEGLWRLVELVDSSGLEVTLLIEPLSKLHVHGYLLRSVLDAAHLVRRLNSPRLRLVFDLFHQQINEGNLINNLRATIDLVGAIHIADVPERGAPGTGEINIARIYREMLALGYDGQVGFECVPGDSSTAEVLAAIRAIFPFPDPDPDPDPDAERR encoded by the coding sequence ATGCAGTACATTGCCATGATTGAAGCGATAGCGGAGGCGCCGCAGTACCAGTTTCTCTGGCGTGAGTTGCCGGTTGAGGAGCGCATCAAGGAGGCGGCGCGTGCGGGTTTTGCCGGTGTTGATTTCTGGGACTGGATTGACAAGGACATTGACCATCTGGCTCGGGTCGCTGCTGATCACGGCATCTTTATCAATTCGGTCTTTGGCTCGCGGTTTGGCTCGCTGAGCAATGCTGCTGACCATGCCCGCGTTCTCGACCAGTTTCGTGAATCGCTGGAGACGGCAGCGCGTTGTGGTATCCGGGCCCTCTTTGTTCAGAGCGACGAGGTTGGTCCTGGGGGGCAGGTAGTGCCTCCGGCCCGTTCTCTGAGCGAGGCAGAGCGCTGGCAGGGGCTAGAGGAAGGACTCTGGCGCCTGGTGGAGCTGGTCGATAGCTCGGGGCTGGAGGTGACGCTCCTGATCGAGCCGCTCAGCAAGCTCCATGTTCATGGCTATTTGCTGCGCAGCGTCCTCGACGCCGCCCATCTGGTCCGGCGTCTCAATTCACCCCGGCTGAGGCTGGTCTTTGATCTTTTCCACCAACAGATCAACGAAGGGAATCTGATCAATAACCTGCGAGCGACCATTGATCTGGTCGGCGCGATCCACATCGCCGATGTCCCCGAGCGTGGTGCTCCGGGTACGGGGGAGATCAACATCGCCAGGATCTACCGTGAGATGCTGGCCCTCGGCTATGATGGCCAGGTCGGTTTCGAGTGCGTGCCGGGAGACAGTTCAACAGCGGAGGTATTGGCAGCTATCCGCGCTATTTTCCCCTTCCCCGATCCTGATCCCGATCCTGATCCTGACGCTGAGCGGCGCTAG
- a CDS encoding cysteine hydrolase family protein, with protein sequence MNFQIDPRETALLVIDVQNAFCHPRGTLGLSGVDTGPLAAIIPHIRRLVEVCKVCGIPDIWTIQHHFAEDCTRELHRITPHTQKRARIACQPGTWDAEIVAELQPLIDERSHLIEKHKFSAFYGTRLEVLLRILGRRLLLITGTTTNACIDTTVREAYMRDYDIVVVRECVGGIDPAWHDMALAVWERYIGAVVSLDELLPVIERVTTQVEPQS encoded by the coding sequence ATGAACTTCCAGATCGACCCTCGCGAAACCGCCCTACTCGTCATTGACGTCCAAAACGCCTTTTGTCACCCCCGGGGAACGCTTGGTCTCAGCGGTGTCGACACCGGGCCGCTGGCGGCCATCATTCCCCACATTCGCCGTCTGGTAGAGGTTTGCAAGGTCTGTGGCATCCCTGACATCTGGACCATTCAGCACCACTTTGCCGAAGATTGCACGCGGGAGCTGCACCGTATCACCCCGCACACGCAGAAGCGGGCTCGCATTGCCTGCCAACCCGGCACCTGGGATGCCGAGATCGTTGCCGAACTGCAGCCCCTCATCGACGAGCGCAGCCATCTCATCGAAAAGCACAAATTCAGCGCCTTTTACGGCACACGGCTAGAGGTCCTCCTGCGTATCCTTGGGCGGCGGCTGCTGCTCATCACTGGCACCACCACCAACGCCTGCATTGACACCACTGTCCGCGAGGCTTACATGCGCGACTACGACATCGTCGTTGTACGCGAATGCGTTGGGGGCATTGACCCGGCCTGGCATGACATGGCCCTGGCCGTCTGGGAGCGCTACATTGGCGCCGTTGTCTCCCTGGACGAGCTGCTGCCTGTCATCGAGCGAGTCACCACTCAGGTCGAGCCACAGAGCTGA
- a CDS encoding ABC transporter ATP-binding protein, whose amino-acid sequence MMDNQSLHTPNNQSSGNDVLLEVRDLSVDYYAVNGIVHAVKEVSFELRRGEILGLAGESGCGKSTLAYAISRLLRPPAYITGGQVLYHPRKGEKLEKASQIVAVSDLGAGHRTAQHGAAAASPAPSPETIDVLRLSPAQLRAFRWHEMAIVFQSAMNALNPVMTIGTQIMDVLKTHCPEMSAAHRRELAAELLRIVGISPDRLRSYPHELSGGMRQRAVIAIALALTPELIIMDEPTTALDVVVQREILDLVSSLCREFSTALIFITHDLSLLLELADTIAVMYAGRMVEKASSRAFYAHPCHPYSYGLLNSFPKLHGPIRRMVGIPGSPPDLRAVPAGCAFHPRCPFAWQPCQQLEPQLQPSTAETPDQLVACHLYDAHQRPEGPPSSAEFAARYEALAEGSAIA is encoded by the coding sequence ATGATGGACAACCAGTCTCTCCATACCCCCAACAATCAGAGCAGCGGCAATGATGTCCTGCTGGAGGTCCGCGATCTGAGCGTTGACTACTACGCGGTCAACGGCATCGTGCACGCGGTCAAAGAGGTGAGCTTCGAGCTGCGGCGGGGCGAGATTCTGGGGTTGGCGGGCGAGAGTGGCTGCGGCAAGTCGACGCTCGCTTACGCGATCTCGCGTCTTCTGCGCCCTCCAGCTTATATCACCGGCGGCCAGGTGCTCTATCATCCGCGCAAGGGCGAGAAGCTCGAAAAGGCCTCTCAAATTGTCGCGGTGAGCGATCTGGGAGCCGGTCATCGCACGGCCCAGCATGGTGCTGCCGCTGCTTCTCCTGCTCCTTCGCCGGAGACGATCGACGTGCTGCGGCTCTCTCCGGCTCAGCTGCGGGCCTTCCGCTGGCATGAGATGGCCATCGTCTTCCAGAGCGCCATGAATGCCCTCAATCCGGTGATGACGATTGGCACTCAGATTATGGATGTGCTGAAAACGCATTGCCCTGAAATGAGTGCCGCGCATCGCAGGGAACTCGCTGCCGAGTTGCTAAGAATCGTCGGTATCTCCCCCGATCGCCTTCGCAGTTATCCCCACGAGCTGAGTGGCGGCATGCGCCAGCGCGCGGTAATCGCCATTGCCCTGGCGCTGACGCCAGAGCTGATCATTATGGATGAGCCAACGACGGCGCTCGATGTGGTGGTCCAGCGCGAGATCCTTGATCTGGTCAGCTCGCTCTGCCGCGAGTTTTCGACGGCGCTGATCTTTATTACTCATGATCTGTCGCTACTGCTGGAGCTGGCCGATACGATTGCGGTAATGTACGCCGGCAGGATGGTGGAGAAGGCGAGCAGTCGGGCGTTCTATGCTCACCCATGCCATCCGTATAGCTACGGCCTGCTGAATTCTTTCCCCAAGTTGCATGGCCCTATTCGCCGCATGGTTGGGATTCCTGGCTCTCCTCCCGATCTGCGCGCTGTCCCCGCTGGGTGCGCTTTCCATCCTCGTTGCCCCTTTGCCTGGCAGCCTTGCCAGCAGCTTGAGCCCCAGTTGCAGCCCTCGACGGCTGAGACGCCAGATCAACTGGTGGCCTGCCATCTCTATGATGCTCATCAACGTCCAGAAGGGCCGCCGAGCAGCGCCGAGTTCGCGGCACGCTACGAGGCTCTGGCTGAAGGGAGTGCAATCGCATGA